The uncultured Hyphomonas sp. genome includes a window with the following:
- a CDS encoding zinc-finger domain-containing protein produces MSTKRDVFDPPEVVMVKTHKVSCNGGGGALGHPRVWYEMGDEDFVECKYCDRRFVLIGGKDDPGRGR; encoded by the coding sequence ATGTCTACCAAGCGCGATGTTTTCGACCCACCCGAAGTCGTGATGGTCAAAACCCATAAAGTCTCCTGTAATGGCGGCGGCGGCGCGCTTGGCCACCCGCGCGTCTGGTACGAGATGGGCGACGAGGATTTTGTCGAGTGCAAATACTGCGACCGGCGTTTCGTCCTGATCGGTGGCAAAGACGACCCCGGCCGGGGTCGTTGA
- a CDS encoding ABC transporter ATP-binding protein, with amino-acid sequence MTDQNSAPEYAIEVDNLQKVYAASGRMPEKHALKGISLKIPRGSIFGLLGPNGAGKSTFINILAGLVNKTSGTASIWGLDIDKHPRQSRAAIGVVNQEIVADPFFTPFEMLELMAGFYGVPKGERQTDEILAAVGLDDKKDAYVRQLSGGMKRRLMVAKALVHNPPVLILDEPTAGVDVELRRSMWTYVRELHDRGTTIILTTHYLEEAEELCDSIAIVNHGEIVACEPTPSLLARLDYKTLVITPREPLTAVPDALSELDATMRESGELAITFRTSETGIGRLLEQVRQAGIGIGDLITETPDLEDVFLALTSEPA; translated from the coding sequence ATGACTGACCAAAACTCCGCCCCGGAATATGCAATTGAAGTCGATAACCTGCAGAAGGTGTACGCCGCCTCCGGCCGCATGCCGGAAAAGCACGCCCTGAAGGGCATCAGCCTGAAAATTCCGCGCGGATCGATCTTCGGCCTTCTGGGGCCAAACGGGGCGGGCAAGTCCACCTTCATCAACATCCTGGCAGGCCTGGTGAACAAGACCTCCGGCACGGCCAGTATCTGGGGGCTCGATATCGACAAGCACCCCCGCCAGAGCCGCGCAGCCATTGGCGTTGTGAACCAGGAGATCGTTGCCGACCCCTTCTTCACCCCGTTTGAAATGCTGGAACTGATGGCGGGCTTTTACGGCGTCCCGAAAGGCGAACGCCAGACAGACGAAATCCTCGCTGCCGTGGGCCTCGACGACAAGAAAGATGCCTATGTGCGACAGCTGTCGGGCGGCATGAAGCGGCGACTGATGGTGGCCAAGGCGCTCGTCCACAATCCGCCCGTGCTGATCCTCGACGAGCCGACAGCCGGTGTGGACGTGGAACTGCGCCGCTCGATGTGGACTTATGTGCGCGAACTGCATGACCGCGGCACCACGATCATCCTGACGACTCACTATCTGGAAGAAGCCGAAGAGCTCTGCGATTCCATCGCCATCGTGAACCATGGCGAGATTGTCGCCTGCGAACCGACGCCGAGCCTGCTGGCCCGGCTCGACTACAAGACGCTTGTGATCACCCCCAGAGAACCACTGACGGCCGTCCCGGATGCCTTGTCCGAGCTGGATGCGACGATGCGCGAATCGGGGGAACTGGCAATCACGTTCCGGACGAGCGAGACCGGAATCGGCCGCCTTCTGGAACAGGTGCGTCAGGCCGGAATCGGAATCGGGGATCTCATCACCGAGACCCCCGACCTTGAAGACGTGTTCCTGGCGCTGACCAGCGAGCCGGCCTGA